In a genomic window of Punica granatum isolate Tunisia-2019 chromosome 6, ASM765513v2, whole genome shotgun sequence:
- the LOC116211398 gene encoding MLO-like protein 8: protein MAVSSETHERELDQTPTWAVAGVCAVIIIISIVLAKFLHKVGMWLTDRHKKALFDALEKVKAELMVLGFISLLLTFGQSYIARICIPQKVADTMLPCRADGVLDDSSSRRRLLWLERRYLAAASAAPSCKEGYEPLISVNGLHQLHILIFFLAVFHVIYSAVTMTLGRLKIRGWKHWEQETSSHDYEFSNDPSRFRLTHETSFVRAHTSFWTRLPVFFYIGCFFRQFFRSVSKSDYMTVRNGFIILHLAPGSKFNFQKYIKRSLEDDFKRVVGVSPVLWASFVVFLLLNVRGWQVLFWASVIPVIIILAVGTKLQAILTKMALEISERHAVVQGIPLVQGSDKYFWFGRPQLVLHLIHFALFQNAFQITYFLWIWYSFGLTSCFHANFKLAIVKAALGIAVLCLCSYITLPLYALVTQMGSCMKKSIFDEQTSKALKKWHMTVRKKQLGKGGKSPTRTLGESTAPTTPSTVHSGSTGHRLQRFKTTGHSTCSYMYEDHDASDYESDTQSLDPASKSLIIRVDPPAEMNDPHHAEETSNEDEFSFVKSDSLKKT from the exons aTGGCAGTGTCTAGTGAGACGCACGAGAGGGAGCTCGACCAGACCCCGACATGGGCCGTCGCCGGCGTCTGCGccgtcatcatcatcatctccatTGTCCTGGCGAAGTTCCTTCACAAAGTTGGAATG TGGCTGACGGATAGGCACAAGAAGGCTCTGTTTGACGCCCTGGAGAAGGTTAAAGCCG AACTGATGGTCCTGGGTTTCATCTCGCTGCTCCTGACATTCGGGCAGAGTTACATAGCCCGAATCTGCATCCCGCAGAAGGTGGCTGACACAATGCTGCCTTGTCGTGCTGATGGGGTATTGGACGACTCATCGTCGCGGAGGAGACTCCTCTGGTTAGAGCGAAGATACCTAGCCGCTGCGAGCGCTGCCCCGAGTTGTAAGGAG GGATACGAACCTCTAATATCGGTCAACGGGTTGCATCAACTTCACATTCTGATATTTTTCCTGGCAGTCTTTCATGTTATCTACAGTGCTGTCACTATGACGCTTGGAAGACTAAAG ATACGAGGTTGGAAGCACTGGGAACAGGAAACCTCGTCTCATGATTACGAGTTCTCCAATG ATCCTTCGAGATTCAGGCTGACACACGAGACATCTTTCGTCCGAGCCCACACAAGCTTTTGGACTAGGCTTCCGGTCTTCTTCTACATT GGCTGCTTCTTTAGGCAGTTTTTCAGGTCTGTTAGCAAGTCGGACTACATGACAGTGCGCAATGGGTTTATCATT CTCCATTTGGCCCCCGGAAGTAAATTCAACTTCCAAAAGTACATCAAGAGATCATTAGAAGATGATTTTAAGCGTGTTGTTGGAGTAAG TCCTGTATTGTGGGCATCGTTCGTAGTTTTCCTGCTTCTCAATGTCAGAG GATGGCAAGTATTGTTTTGGGCGTCAGTGATCCCCGTGATT ATAATCTTAGCAGTCGGAACAAAGCTTCAGGCTATTCTGACGAAAATGGCCCTTGAGATCTCAGAGAGGCATGCAGTAGTCCAAGGAATACCTCTGGTGCAAGGTTCAGACAAGTACTTTTGGTTTGGTCGGCCCCAGTTGGTTCTTCATCTGATCCATTTCGCCCTGTTTCAG AATGCATTCCAAATAACATACTTCTTATGGATTTGG TACTCATTTGGGTTGACGTCTTGCTTCCATGCTAATTTCAAGCTTGCAATCGTTAAAGCCGCTTTAGG CATTGCAGTCTTATGCTTGTGTAGTTACATCACTCTCCCACTTTATGCTCTTGTAACTCAG ATGGGCTCCTGCATGAAGAAATCGATCTTCGACGAGCAGACATCTAAAGCACTCAAGAAGTGGCACATGACTGTTAGGAAGAAGCAGTTAGGGAAGGGAGGGAAGTCTCCAACCCGGACCTTAGGGGAAAGCACGGCCCCCACGACTCCTTCAACAGTGCACTCGGGTTCCACTGGGCACAGACTGCAAAGGTTCAAGACCACGGGGCACTCGACCTGCTCGTACATGTACGAGGATCATGATGCCTCGGACTATGAGAGTGACACCCAGTCTCTGGACCCGGCAAGCAAGAGTCTGATCATCAGGGTCGACCCACCAGCGGAAATGAATGACCCCCACCACGCCGAGGAAACAAGCAATGAGGATGAATTTTCATTCGTCAAGTCTGATTCCTTGAAAAAGACATAA
- the LOC116212391 gene encoding RING-H2 finger protein ATL8-like, producing MTRPQPSSATTALAPPPAEATNMESDFVIILAALLCALICVVGLIAVVRCTWLRRGSSAGLQSPSVTTSHYANKGVKKKVLQSLPKFTYTSSSSPSSSAWPASKFTAECSICLTEFAEGDEVRVLPQCGHVFHVACIDTWLGSHSSCPSCRQVLVVGRCQKCGGFPVAHGGGSGSGPAEAELKEREDAELGNRNDGGFLP from the coding sequence ATGACCCGGCCACAGCCATCATCGGCCACCACCGCGTTGGCTCCGCCTCCTGCTGAAGCCACTAACATGGAGTCCGACTTCGTCATCATCCTCGCAGCCCTCCTCTGTGCCCTGATTTGCGTTGTGGGCCTCATCGCTGTTGTCCGCTGCACCTGGCTGCGCCGAGGTTCCAGTGCTGGGCTCCAATCTCCATCTGTTACCACCTCGCACTATGCCAACAAGGGCGTCAAGAAGAAGGTCCTCCAGTCCCTCCCCAAGTTCACCTACACATCCTCATCGTCCCCGTCCTCCTCCGCCTGGCCAGCCAGCAAGTTCACGGCCGAGTGCTCGATATGTCTCACAGAGTTTGCAGAAGGGGACGAGGTCCGGGTTTTGCCGCAGTGCGGGCACGTGTTCCATGTGGCCTGCATTGACACGTGGCTCGGGTCGCACTCGTCCTGCCCCTCTTGCAGGCAGGTCCTCGTGGTGGGCCGGTGCCAAAAATGTGGCGGCTTCCCCGTGGCTCACGGCGGGGGATCCGGGTCTGGCCCGGCGGAGGCTGAGCTGAAGGAGAGGGAAGATGCTGAATTGGGCAACAGGAACGACGGCGGTTTCTTGCCTTAA